The following are encoded together in the Thalassolituus oleivorans MIL-1 genome:
- a CDS encoding LysR family transcriptional regulator, whose amino-acid sequence MPLSVQKIASRLTFRQLQVFKAVYDLSSYSQAGELLGLTQPAVSSQIRQIEQALGTPLFEYVGRKLYTTAAAERLYLAVVSIFSTLKHLQTDLAALQGKVAGELKLVAVNTAQYVVPYLLRAFLNLHPDINVSVKVVNRATAVKRLSENSDDLVIMGMVPDEKPLTSLPFLDNELVPVVPTGHPLLKQNVVTPQEFLDSQLLLRESGSGSRLALELHCQDKRFKMPKGMELGSNDAVKHAVLAGLGVAVLPKLSILPELELGTLVIPNVQGFPLRRSWCVVYPAAKHPTPAMRAFIEYIQQNIKQFERMFLRNSQPSKA is encoded by the coding sequence ATGCCATTATCCGTACAAAAAATAGCCAGCAGACTCACATTTCGCCAGCTACAGGTATTTAAGGCAGTTTATGATTTGTCGAGCTACAGCCAAGCAGGTGAACTATTAGGATTAACCCAGCCCGCCGTGAGTAGTCAGATCAGACAGATCGAGCAAGCACTGGGCACGCCGCTATTTGAGTACGTTGGCCGTAAGCTATACACCACAGCGGCTGCAGAACGCCTATACCTAGCCGTGGTGAGTATTTTTAGCACTTTAAAACACTTACAAACGGATCTGGCTGCATTACAAGGAAAAGTGGCGGGAGAATTAAAGCTGGTTGCAGTTAATACTGCTCAATACGTCGTGCCCTACTTACTTAGAGCTTTCCTTAACCTCCATCCAGATATTAATGTCAGCGTAAAAGTTGTTAACCGCGCCACTGCGGTCAAACGACTCAGCGAAAACAGCGATGACTTAGTTATTATGGGGATGGTACCCGACGAAAAACCGTTAACGTCACTCCCTTTTCTCGATAATGAACTGGTTCCGGTTGTACCAACAGGACATCCTCTACTGAAACAGAACGTGGTAACACCACAAGAGTTTTTAGATAGCCAACTATTGCTACGCGAATCCGGATCAGGGAGTCGCTTAGCTCTGGAGCTACATTGCCAAGATAAGCGCTTCAAAATGCCTAAAGGCATGGAGTTAGGATCAAATGATGCGGTAAAACATGCCGTACTTGCAGGCCTTGGCGTGGCTGTTCTCCCTAAACTTAGCATCTTGCCAGAACTAGAACTGGGAACGCTCGTTATCCCTAATGTGCAGGGCTTCCCCTTGCGTCGCAGCTGGTGTGTGGTGTATCCCGCGGCCAAACACCCGACCCCAGCCATGCGCGCATTTATTGAATATATTCAGCAAAACATTAAACAATTCGAACGAATGTTTTTGCGCAATTCACAGCCATCTAAAGCATAA
- a CDS encoding leucyl aminopeptidase family protein, translating into MSVRAAITTQLIHGQQGIPLSLIEKADYERWLAEQSASTSNWLKNSGYKGSGTALIPAADGALGQVVFACESLDDFFACGQLASTLPAGIYTPDRAFDTNQLTAIAFSWGVGAYRFDRYTEKASAEALLALPDALAIAEAERLIEGTFRVRDLINTPAADMMPQDLSAQVKALADEFNADFDEIVGDALLQENYPMIHAVGRASAHAPRLLDLHWGDENHPKVTLVGKGICFDTGGLNLKPGEAMRYMKKDMGGAAHTVGLAYLIMAANLPVRLRLLIPAADNAVSSDSFRPGDVLNTRKGLTVEIDNTDAEGRLVLCDALAEGASEKPELMIDFATLTGACRVALGTELPGFFTNQQQLAGDLMQVGEQVSDPVWNLPLHKAYKDALKSDIADLVNSVPTPFGGAITAALYLEAFVDNTPWVHFDVMAWNRRSLPGRPVGGEAMGLRAMFNYLRNRFAD; encoded by the coding sequence ATGTCAGTGCGCGCTGCAATAACAACCCAGTTGATCCATGGCCAACAAGGCATTCCACTCAGCCTTATTGAAAAAGCAGACTACGAACGCTGGCTAGCAGAGCAATCAGCCAGTACCAGTAACTGGCTCAAAAACTCTGGCTACAAAGGCAGTGGCACCGCCCTTATTCCCGCCGCCGACGGGGCGCTAGGACAAGTAGTATTTGCCTGTGAATCGCTTGACGATTTTTTTGCATGCGGACAGTTGGCAAGCACCCTTCCTGCTGGAATCTACACGCCGGATCGCGCCTTCGATACCAACCAATTAACGGCTATCGCTTTCTCATGGGGAGTTGGCGCCTACCGCTTTGATCGCTACACAGAAAAAGCCAGTGCCGAAGCACTTTTAGCCCTACCCGATGCGCTGGCAATTGCTGAGGCCGAGCGCCTTATCGAAGGTACCTTCCGCGTCCGCGACCTAATTAATACCCCTGCCGCCGATATGATGCCGCAAGATCTTTCGGCACAGGTTAAAGCGCTCGCAGACGAATTTAACGCCGACTTTGATGAAATTGTCGGTGATGCTTTACTGCAAGAAAATTACCCTATGATTCACGCCGTGGGTCGCGCCAGTGCTCACGCTCCACGTCTCTTGGATTTACACTGGGGCGATGAAAATCATCCTAAGGTTACCTTAGTGGGTAAGGGAATTTGCTTTGATACCGGTGGCTTAAATTTAAAGCCGGGCGAAGCCATGCGTTATATGAAAAAAGATATGGGCGGCGCAGCACACACGGTTGGGCTTGCTTACCTTATTATGGCTGCCAATCTCCCTGTACGTTTGCGTTTGTTAATTCCTGCCGCAGACAATGCCGTTAGTAGCGATTCGTTTCGCCCAGGTGATGTATTAAATACCCGTAAAGGATTAACAGTAGAAATTGATAACACCGATGCCGAAGGGCGTTTAGTCTTATGCGATGCGCTCGCTGAAGGCGCAAGCGAAAAACCGGAATTAATGATCGATTTTGCAACATTAACCGGCGCTTGCCGTGTTGCTCTAGGTACAGAATTACCCGGATTTTTTACCAATCAGCAGCAATTAGCAGGAGACCTGATGCAGGTTGGTGAACAAGTCAGTGATCCGGTCTGGAACTTACCTCTGCACAAAGCTTATAAAGATGCATTAAAAAGTGATATTGCTGATTTAGTTAATTCCGTGCCAACGCCATTTGGTGGAGCCATTACTGCGGCCCTGTATCTTGAAGCCTTTGTCGATAACACGCCATGGGTACACTTTGATGTGATGGCGTGGAATCGTCGCTCACTACCTGGCCGCCCCGTTGGCGGCGAGGCGATGGGCCTACGTGCAATGTTTAATTACCTACGCAATCGTTTCGCTGATTAA
- the oadA gene encoding sodium-extruding oxaloacetate decarboxylase subunit alpha, translated as MTNAKKIEVTDVVLRDAHQSLIATRLRTEDMLPICEKLDQVGYWSLEVWGGATFDACVRFLKEDPWERLRQLRKALPNTRLQMLLRGQNLLGYRHYADDVVEAFVQKAADNGIDVFRVFDALNDMRNIETAMKAVKKAGKHAQGVICYTTSPVHTAALFVQQAKDMQAMGADSIAIKDMAGLLTPYGTYDLVKAIKAEVNLPLVVHSHSTSGLAPLCQMKAIEAGADRIDTAISSFSSGTSHPATESQVAALKGTDYDTGLDLVLLGEIADYFREVRKKYHQFESEFTREDVSVQISQVPGGMMSNLANQLKEQNALDKIRDVFAEIPRVREDLGFPPLVTPTSQIVGTQAVYNVLAGQRYKTITNEVKRYLQGGYGHAPAAVSAELLKKAIGNEEVLEGRPADLLLPELEKLRADIGALALSEEDVLTFAMFPDLGREFLQQRADGTLKPEELMPVEAVAKGKMGTSVATEFLIDVHGETYEIAVTGVGETGSGRRKLYLSMDGMPEEVIFEPLNQYEGKVGSGRGRATEPGHVTPAMPGNVVDVLVKVGDVVKAGQAVMVTEAMKMESEVHANIAGTVSAVHIQKGDRVTPGEILIEITA; from the coding sequence ATGACTAACGCAAAGAAAATTGAAGTAACCGATGTTGTTTTACGTGACGCCCACCAGTCATTAATCGCTACGCGTTTACGCACGGAAGATATGCTGCCGATTTGCGAAAAGCTTGATCAAGTGGGCTATTGGTCTTTGGAAGTATGGGGCGGCGCTACGTTTGATGCCTGTGTGCGCTTTTTGAAAGAAGATCCTTGGGAGCGTTTACGTCAGTTGCGTAAAGCTCTGCCAAATACCCGCTTGCAAATGTTGCTGCGCGGTCAAAATTTATTGGGTTATCGCCATTACGCTGATGACGTGGTCGAAGCATTTGTGCAAAAAGCCGCGGATAACGGCATTGATGTGTTCCGTGTATTCGATGCACTCAACGATATGCGTAACATCGAAACAGCAATGAAAGCGGTTAAAAAAGCCGGTAAGCATGCTCAAGGTGTGATTTGTTACACCACAAGCCCAGTGCACACTGCGGCCTTATTCGTGCAGCAAGCGAAAGACATGCAAGCCATGGGGGCAGATTCTATTGCCATTAAAGACATGGCGGGCTTACTGACACCTTACGGTACCTATGACTTGGTCAAGGCAATTAAAGCAGAAGTAAATTTGCCTTTAGTTGTTCATAGTCATTCGACTTCTGGCTTGGCACCTTTGTGTCAAATGAAGGCGATTGAAGCAGGTGCCGATCGCATTGATACCGCGATTTCGTCATTCTCGTCAGGTACAAGTCATCCAGCCACTGAATCTCAGGTCGCGGCATTAAAAGGTACGGATTACGATACTGGGCTTGATTTGGTCTTGCTGGGCGAAATTGCCGATTATTTCCGCGAAGTGCGTAAAAAGTATCACCAGTTTGAGAGCGAATTCACTCGTGAAGATGTTTCGGTGCAGATTAGCCAAGTACCGGGCGGAATGATGTCGAATTTAGCGAACCAGCTAAAAGAACAAAATGCATTAGATAAAATTCGCGACGTATTTGCCGAAATTCCACGCGTACGTGAAGATCTAGGTTTTCCTCCGTTGGTAACGCCTACATCGCAAATTGTTGGTACCCAAGCGGTTTACAACGTGCTGGCGGGGCAGCGCTATAAAACCATCACCAATGAAGTAAAACGTTACTTACAAGGCGGCTACGGCCATGCGCCTGCCGCGGTAAGCGCGGAGTTACTGAAAAAAGCCATCGGTAATGAAGAGGTTTTAGAGGGACGTCCTGCGGATTTACTCTTGCCAGAGCTAGAGAAGTTGCGTGCTGATATTGGGGCATTAGCGCTTTCCGAAGAAGACGTGCTGACCTTTGCCATGTTCCCAGACTTAGGGCGTGAGTTTTTACAACAGCGTGCAGATGGTACCTTGAAGCCAGAAGAGTTAATGCCAGTCGAGGCCGTAGCGAAAGGTAAGATGGGCACTTCGGTGGCCACTGAATTCTTAATTGATGTGCATGGCGAAACTTACGAAATTGCCGTAACGGGCGTCGGTGAAACTGGGTCTGGTCGTCGTAAGTTGTATTTATCCATGGATGGTATGCCTGAAGAGGTAATCTTCGAGCCATTGAATCAATACGAAGGAAAAGTGGGTAGTGGACGTGGTCGTGCGACTGAGCCTGGCCACGTGACACCTGCTATGCCGGGTAATGTCGTGGATGTATTGGTAAAAGTGGGCGATGTGGTTAAAGCGGGCCAAGCGGTTATGGTGACCGAGGCCATGAAGATGGAAAGTGAAGTACACGCCAATATTGCAGGCACTGTTAGTGCGGTTCACATTCAAAAAGGAGATCGCGTCACCCCTGGCGAAATCCTGATTGAAATCACAGCCTAA
- a CDS encoding acetyl-CoA carboxylase biotin carboxylase subunit — MLKKVLIANRGEIAVRIVRACAEAGVRSVAIYTEPDRYGLHVKRADESYSLGEDPIAGYLDPARIVNLAVETGCDAIHPGYGFLSENQNFARLCEEKGVIFIGPASDVIHKMGDKTQARDSMRAAGVPITPGSDGNLADLDEALKLAGEIGYPVMLKATSGGGGRGIRRCDTPEELKSQYPRVISEATKAFGSADVFMEKCIVNPRHIEVQILGDSHGNVVHLFERDCSIQRRNQKLIEIAPSPQLTPEQRQYIGGLAVKAAEAVGYENAGTVEFLLTGNEVYFMEMNTRVQVEHTITEAITGVDIVREQLRIAAGLPLSYRQEDIQYRGYALQFRINAEDPKNDFLPSFGRISHYYAPGGPGVRVDTAIYTGYEIPPYFDSMCLKLVVWALTWDEVIARGQRALDDMRLHGIKTTANYYQQILQHPDFKKGEFDTSFVPSHPELMNYSDKRHPSEVALAIATAIAAHAGW, encoded by the coding sequence ATGTTGAAAAAAGTACTAATCGCTAACCGTGGTGAGATTGCCGTACGTATCGTGCGGGCCTGTGCCGAAGCCGGTGTGCGCTCGGTGGCCATCTATACCGAACCTGATCGTTATGGCTTGCATGTGAAGCGCGCTGATGAGTCCTATTCCTTGGGCGAAGATCCTATTGCGGGTTACTTAGATCCAGCGCGTATCGTCAATCTAGCGGTAGAAACCGGCTGTGATGCCATTCATCCGGGTTATGGTTTTTTATCTGAAAATCAAAATTTTGCGCGCCTGTGCGAGGAAAAGGGCGTTATTTTTATCGGCCCCGCATCGGATGTGATTCATAAAATGGGCGACAAAACCCAAGCACGTGACAGTATGCGTGCAGCGGGTGTGCCTATCACTCCCGGCTCTGATGGCAACTTAGCCGATCTCGATGAGGCGTTAAAGTTAGCGGGTGAAATTGGTTACCCCGTTATGTTGAAAGCGACATCCGGTGGTGGCGGTCGTGGCATTCGTCGTTGTGATACGCCTGAAGAATTAAAATCTCAGTACCCGCGAGTAATTTCTGAAGCCACCAAAGCCTTCGGTTCGGCCGATGTCTTTATGGAAAAGTGCATCGTTAATCCGCGTCATATTGAGGTGCAAATTCTCGGCGATAGTCACGGTAACGTCGTGCATTTATTCGAACGTGATTGCTCCATCCAACGCCGTAACCAAAAACTGATCGAAATCGCCCCTAGCCCGCAACTGACTCCAGAGCAACGACAATATATCGGTGGCTTAGCGGTAAAAGCCGCGGAAGCGGTTGGTTATGAGAATGCGGGTACGGTTGAGTTTCTATTAACCGGTAACGAAGTGTACTTCATGGAAATGAATACTCGTGTACAGGTTGAACACACCATTACTGAAGCCATTACTGGTGTTGATATTGTGCGTGAGCAGTTACGCATTGCTGCAGGATTACCGCTTAGTTATCGCCAAGAGGATATTCAATATCGCGGCTATGCTCTGCAGTTTCGTATTAATGCGGAAGATCCGAAGAACGACTTTTTACCAAGCTTTGGTCGTATCAGCCATTATTACGCACCGGGTGGGCCGGGCGTACGGGTTGATACGGCCATTTATACCGGATACGAAATACCGCCGTATTTCGATTCCATGTGTTTAAAACTGGTGGTGTGGGCACTGACGTGGGATGAGGTCATTGCTCGTGGTCAGCGCGCCCTTGATGACATGCGCTTGCACGGCATTAAAACTACCGCAAATTATTATCAGCAAATTTTACAGCACCCTGATTTCAAAAAGGGCGAGTTTGATACCAGCTTCGTACCAAGCCACCCCGAATTAATGAATTACTCAGATAAACGTCATCCAAGCGAAGTTGCTTTGGCCATTGCCACTGCCATTGCAGCCCATGCGGGTTGGTAA
- a CDS encoding YeeE/YedE family protein: MVNEFAGGALIGLAAGLLWLGIGRISGMTGVLSSLFLLRETQRHWAIFFLLGLVLAYPLFQLFGLAAPIHITSNVPLLIVAGLFVGFGTYVGNGCTSGHGVCGMGRLSVRSTIATVVFMVSGIITVWLMRVLGGDL; encoded by the coding sequence ATGGTTAATGAATTTGCAGGCGGGGCGCTTATCGGCCTAGCTGCAGGACTGTTATGGCTAGGTATTGGTCGTATCAGTGGTATGACCGGCGTATTGTCGAGCCTATTTTTATTGCGCGAAACTCAGCGTCATTGGGCAATCTTCTTTTTATTGGGGTTGGTGCTGGCTTATCCCTTATTTCAGCTTTTCGGTTTAGCTGCTCCAATTCATATTACCTCTAATGTGCCTTTGCTGATTGTTGCCGGTTTATTTGTTGGTTTTGGTACCTATGTGGGTAACGGCTGTACCAGTGGTCATGGCGTTTGCGGTATGGGGCGTTTATCGGTGCGCTCTACTATTGCGACGGTTGTTTTTATGGTGTCGGGGATTATCACTGTTTGGTTGATGCGCGTTTTAGGAGGTGATTTGTGA
- a CDS encoding alkaline phosphatase D family protein → MPLSRREFLLDSAGSTLLAPLFRLPSSRRGFPFRHGVASGDALTDRVILWTRISSDHDAASVGFRYVVALDQDLKNRVVDAYGVTDSSRDFTVKIDVDGLQANTTYFYAFEALGQWSDTGRTRTLPEGSCEHLRIAFTSCSNFAQGYFNVYRDLAARTDLDAILHLGDYIYEYANLEESLTSGRVHEPAREAITLADYRARHACYKSDRDLQQVHRQHGFYIIWDDHEVANNAWLGGAGNHDEATEGVWQDRLAGAVQAYFEWMPVREPVNQQGVYRNVRFGDLLDLNMLDTRLAGRDAQAETLEERNRSDRTLLGHPQEQWLSECLQAAQQQGVRWKVMGQQVMVAQLGTNDRPFNYDQWDGYPAARQRLFDSVRAANVENWVVLTGDIHSSWAMTLHDDPFADFPTPALGVELVTPGVTSPGITQYAQAKLAASSLEALLPHLEFVDFYYRGYVLLDITHERMQAEWWVVDQVDNYKYRSDCLRALQIPAGEATFIVAPEITAPKQQDFADIPSFSGEFAYLREWRRPDNQGVDGMIAAQASR, encoded by the coding sequence ATGCCTCTTTCGCGTCGTGAGTTTTTGTTGGATAGCGCTGGTAGTACATTGCTCGCGCCCTTGTTTCGTTTACCGTCATCGCGTCGCGGATTTCCATTTCGTCATGGCGTGGCAAGTGGCGATGCTCTAACCGACCGAGTCATATTATGGACTCGAATATCTTCCGATCATGATGCCGCCAGTGTTGGCTTTCGCTATGTCGTCGCTTTGGATCAAGATTTGAAAAACAGGGTCGTCGATGCCTACGGAGTTACGGATTCTAGTCGCGATTTTACGGTTAAGATTGATGTCGATGGCTTGCAAGCAAACACCACGTATTTTTATGCTTTTGAAGCTTTAGGTCAGTGGTCGGACACAGGGCGAACTCGCACTTTGCCAGAAGGTTCATGCGAGCATCTACGTATTGCATTTACCTCCTGTTCTAACTTTGCCCAAGGTTATTTTAATGTTTATCGCGATTTAGCCGCGCGTACTGATCTCGATGCTATTTTGCATCTCGGTGATTACATTTATGAATATGCTAACCTCGAAGAAAGCCTAACAAGCGGACGTGTGCATGAGCCTGCTAGAGAGGCCATTACTCTGGCTGATTATCGTGCACGCCATGCTTGCTACAAGAGTGATCGTGATTTACAACAAGTACATCGTCAGCATGGTTTCTACATTATTTGGGATGATCATGAAGTTGCTAATAACGCATGGCTAGGCGGTGCAGGTAATCACGATGAAGCGACCGAAGGTGTATGGCAGGATCGTTTAGCAGGAGCTGTTCAAGCCTATTTTGAATGGATGCCGGTGCGTGAACCCGTTAATCAACAGGGGGTTTATCGCAATGTTCGTTTTGGTGATTTACTCGATTTAAACATGTTGGATACTCGCCTCGCAGGACGTGATGCCCAAGCTGAAACCTTGGAGGAACGTAACCGCAGCGACCGAACCTTGTTGGGCCATCCTCAAGAGCAATGGTTAAGTGAGTGTTTGCAAGCCGCGCAGCAGCAAGGAGTACGTTGGAAAGTCATGGGCCAACAGGTCATGGTGGCGCAGCTTGGTACCAATGACCGTCCTTTTAATTACGATCAATGGGACGGATACCCCGCGGCAAGGCAGCGCTTATTCGACAGTGTTCGCGCCGCAAATGTTGAAAACTGGGTGGTATTAACCGGCGATATTCATTCGAGTTGGGCAATGACCTTACATGATGATCCATTTGCTGATTTTCCGACACCGGCATTAGGGGTTGAGCTAGTGACGCCGGGGGTGACCTCACCAGGGATTACCCAGTATGCGCAAGCAAAATTAGCAGCGTCTTCGTTAGAAGCCTTACTACCACATCTTGAATTTGTTGATTTTTATTATCGTGGCTATGTGCTGTTAGATATTACCCATGAGCGTATGCAGGCTGAATGGTGGGTCGTCGATCAGGTCGATAATTATAAATATCGCAGTGATTGTTTGCGTGCATTACAGATTCCAGCAGGCGAAGCGACATTTATTGTGGCTCCAGAGATTACAGCACCTAAGCAACAAGACTTTGCCGATATACCGAGTTTTTCTGGTGAATTTGCCTACTTGCGGGAATGGCGGCGACCAGACAACCAAGGTGTCGATGGTATGATCGCCGCACAAGCATCACGTTAA
- a CDS encoding alpha/beta fold hydrolase: MSSSQPSLFARTLRYMGMTTLDQQTMRATYANEDSKFFPCDGNEIHYRVEGRTDSDAPVLVMLHGIMASLHTWDGWVKELKEDYKIVRIDVPAFGLTGAIANGRYEVERIGDKINALLEHLKLEHFSLVGSSLGGYISWELAAKHPSKVDSLILLDAAGYPMPLPWLMKLLTTPILRHAIVLGTPRFMVNITLGDVYGDRSKITDSAVQYYHDMMLARGNRQSLIRLFEELEHMTAERVKQVKAPTLIMWGNKDRWIPPANAKLFARDIPGSEVIMYPGVGHIPMEEIPEQSAADAHQFLSRVLVKPAVSKPKKEAVSAS, encoded by the coding sequence ATGTCTTCTTCTCAACCCTCTTTATTCGCACGCACACTGCGTTATATGGGTATGACGACCCTTGACCAGCAAACAATGCGCGCCACCTATGCCAATGAAGACTCTAAGTTCTTTCCTTGTGACGGCAACGAGATTCATTATCGCGTTGAAGGACGTACAGATTCCGATGCACCTGTGCTGGTTATGCTGCATGGCATTATGGCGTCACTGCACACTTGGGACGGTTGGGTTAAAGAACTAAAAGAAGACTACAAGATTGTTCGTATCGACGTTCCCGCCTTCGGCCTAACCGGTGCGATTGCCAATGGCCGTTACGAAGTCGAGCGTATTGGTGACAAGATCAATGCTTTGTTAGAGCACCTAAAACTGGAACACTTCAGCTTGGTAGGTAGTTCGTTGGGCGGATATATTTCTTGGGAACTTGCGGCCAAGCACCCAAGTAAAGTTGATAGCCTAATACTGCTAGATGCTGCCGGTTATCCCATGCCGTTGCCTTGGTTAATGAAGCTCCTCACCACACCAATTCTGCGTCACGCGATTGTCTTAGGCACCCCACGTTTTATGGTGAATATCACCCTTGGAGATGTCTATGGGGATCGCTCGAAAATAACCGATAGTGCCGTTCAGTATTACCACGACATGATGTTAGCCCGAGGCAACCGCCAATCATTAATTCGCCTATTTGAAGAGCTAGAACACATGACAGCAGAGCGCGTTAAGCAAGTAAAAGCGCCTACGTTGATTATGTGGGGTAATAAAGATCGCTGGATTCCACCTGCGAATGCCAAACTTTTCGCACGCGATATACCCGGATCAGAAGTAATTATGTACCCAGGTGTTGGCCATATTCCGATGGAAGAAATTCCAGAGCAATCAGCAGCCGATGCACATCAGTTCTTAAGCCGTGTGCTGGTAAAACCCGCAGTTTCTAAGCCCAAAAAAGAAGCCGTTAGCGCTAGCTAA
- a CDS encoding DUF6691 family protein: MSHLVALLSGLIFGLGLLLSGMNDPEKVRAFLDIAGNWRPELLAVMGSAVVIFALVYRVSLGKKQPWFSSAFHTPSISRIDLRLVSGAVLFGIGWGLVGLCPGPALVDLFAFDPSILIFVAALLVGNRLAHWLVGPVQQK, from the coding sequence GTGAGCCATCTAGTTGCTTTGTTAAGTGGCCTAATATTTGGCTTAGGATTATTACTATCCGGTATGAATGATCCGGAAAAAGTACGAGCATTTTTAGATATAGCAGGAAACTGGCGACCTGAGTTGCTGGCAGTAATGGGGTCAGCTGTGGTTATTTTTGCTTTGGTATATCGTGTGAGCTTAGGCAAAAAACAGCCTTGGTTTTCCAGTGCATTTCATACCCCAAGCATTAGCCGAATTGATCTTCGTTTAGTTTCTGGCGCTGTATTATTTGGGATTGGTTGGGGGTTAGTAGGATTGTGTCCGGGGCCTGCATTGGTCGACTTGTTCGCATTTGATCCTAGTATTCTGATTTTTGTTGCTGCCCTATTAGTGGGGAATCGCTTGGCACATTGGTTGGTTGGGCCGGTGCAGCAGAAATAA
- a CDS encoding carbonic anhydrase, with amino-acid sequence MDNVIKGVLHFRQNIYPERKDLFGTLAGGQDPDILFITCSDSRIDPNLLTGSDPGDLFICRNAGNIIPPHSNETGGMTASIEYAVAVLGVRHIIVCGHTDCGAIKGAMDLSALKGLPHVKEWLGHCRSAMEIVRERNGIESGACLAPEHLNEAIEENVLQQVQHMRTHPIVAAKLATKKVQIHGWVYNIESGRIRCCDQHSDAFTDFDEHYRDDISRLSYKS; translated from the coding sequence GTGGATAATGTCATCAAGGGCGTACTGCATTTTCGCCAGAATATATACCCTGAACGCAAAGATTTATTTGGCACACTGGCGGGTGGTCAAGATCCAGATATCTTGTTCATTACCTGTTCCGATTCTCGCATTGACCCCAATCTTCTGACGGGCTCTGATCCTGGTGATCTCTTCATCTGTCGCAATGCCGGCAATATCATCCCGCCGCACAGCAATGAAACCGGCGGCATGACAGCATCTATCGAATATGCAGTAGCCGTATTAGGTGTGCGTCATATTATTGTTTGTGGACATACCGATTGTGGTGCGATCAAGGGCGCGATGGATCTGAGCGCGCTAAAGGGTTTGCCTCATGTAAAAGAATGGCTAGGTCACTGTCGTTCGGCCATGGAGATTGTGCGGGAGCGTAATGGCATTGAAAGCGGTGCTTGTTTGGCTCCAGAGCATTTGAACGAAGCGATTGAAGAGAACGTATTGCAACAGGTTCAGCATATGCGTACCCATCCTATTGTCGCAGCTAAGTTGGCGACCAAAAAGGTGCAAATACATGGCTGGGTCTACAATATCGAGTCGGGACGCATTCGTTGCTGTGATCAACATAGCGATGCATTTACCGATTTTGATGAGCACTATCGCGACGATATTTCTAGATTGTCCTACAAAAGCTAA